A single region of the Streptomyces caelestis genome encodes:
- the mctP gene encoding monocarboxylate uptake permease MctP: MNDGVNGVALAVFIFFFLAVTVMGFLAARWRKAENEHSLDEWGLGGRSFGTWVTWFLLGGDLYTAYTFVAVPAAIYAAGAAGFFAVPYTILVYPLIFTFLPRLWSVSHKHGYVTTSDFVRGRFGSKGLSLAVALTGILATMPYIALQLVGIQAVLDVMGVGGGEDTNWFIKDLPLLIAFGVLAAYTYSSGLRAPALIAFVKDTLIYIVIAVAIIYIPIKLGGFDEIFAKAGEAYSQTNPATGAPRGALVPAEAGQWTYATLALGSALALFMYPHSITATLSSKSREVIRRNTTILPLYSLMLGLLALLGFMAIAAGIKVQNGQLAIPQLFETMFPDWFAGVAFAAIGIGALVPAAIMSIAAANLFTRNIYKDFIKPDATPAQETKVSKLVSLLVKVGALAFVLTMDKTVAINFQLLGGIWILQTFPALVGGLFTRWFHRWALLAGWAVGMVYGTVAAYGVASPTQKHFGGSSKEIPGIGEIGYIGLTAFVLNVVVTVVLTFVLKALKAPDGIDETKPEDYTADAGDPGVQVELPPATAGTSH, from the coding sequence GTGAACGACGGCGTGAACGGCGTCGCACTCGCCGTCTTCATCTTCTTCTTCCTGGCCGTCACGGTCATGGGCTTCCTGGCCGCGCGCTGGCGCAAGGCCGAGAACGAGCACAGCCTGGACGAGTGGGGCCTGGGCGGCCGCTCGTTCGGCACCTGGGTCACCTGGTTCCTGCTCGGCGGCGACCTGTACACGGCGTACACCTTCGTGGCCGTACCGGCGGCGATCTACGCGGCGGGCGCGGCCGGTTTCTTCGCCGTGCCGTACACGATCCTGGTCTATCCGCTGATCTTCACGTTCCTGCCCCGCCTGTGGTCGGTCTCGCACAAGCACGGGTACGTGACGACGTCCGACTTCGTGCGCGGCCGCTTCGGGTCCAAGGGCCTCTCCCTGGCCGTGGCCCTCACCGGCATCCTCGCGACGATGCCGTACATCGCGCTCCAGCTGGTCGGCATCCAGGCCGTGCTGGACGTGATGGGCGTCGGCGGCGGCGAGGACACCAACTGGTTCATCAAGGACCTGCCGCTGCTGATCGCCTTCGGTGTGCTGGCGGCGTACACGTACTCGTCGGGTCTGCGGGCGCCGGCGCTGATCGCGTTCGTGAAGGACACCCTGATCTACATCGTCATCGCGGTGGCGATCATCTACATCCCGATCAAGCTGGGCGGCTTCGACGAGATCTTCGCCAAGGCGGGCGAGGCGTACAGCCAGACCAACCCGGCGACGGGCGCGCCGCGCGGTGCGCTGGTCCCGGCGGAGGCGGGGCAGTGGACGTACGCCACGCTGGCGCTGGGCTCCGCGCTCGCGCTCTTCATGTACCCGCACTCGATCACGGCGACGCTGTCCTCGAAGAGCCGTGAGGTGATCCGCCGCAACACCACGATCCTGCCGCTGTACTCGCTGATGCTGGGCCTGCTCGCGCTGCTCGGCTTCATGGCGATCGCGGCCGGGATCAAGGTGCAGAACGGGCAGCTGGCGATCCCGCAGCTGTTCGAGACCATGTTCCCGGACTGGTTCGCGGGCGTGGCCTTCGCGGCGATCGGCATCGGGGCGCTGGTCCCGGCGGCCATCATGTCCATCGCGGCCGCGAACCTCTTCACCCGCAACATCTACAAGGACTTCATCAAGCCCGACGCCACGCCCGCACAGGAGACCAAGGTCTCCAAGCTGGTCTCGCTGCTGGTGAAGGTGGGCGCGCTGGCCTTCGTCCTCACCATGGACAAGACGGTCGCCATCAACTTCCAACTGCTCGGCGGCATCTGGATCCTGCAGACCTTCCCGGCCCTGGTCGGCGGCCTGTTCACCCGCTGGTTCCACCGCTGGGCCCTGCTCGCGGGCTGGGCGGTCGGCATGGTCTACGGCACGGTCGCCGCGTACGGCGTCGCCTCGCCGACCCAGAAGCACTTCGGCGGCTCGTCGAAGGAGATCCCGGGCATCGGCGAGATCGGCTACATCGGCCTCACGGCGTTCGTCCTGAACGTCGTCGTCACCGTCGTCCTGACCTTCGTCCTCAAGGCCCTGAAGGCCCCCGACGGCATCGACGAGACCAAGCCGGAGGACTACACGGCGGACGCGGGCGACCCGGGCGTCCAGGTGGAGCTTCCGCCGGCGACGGCGGGCACTTCGCACTGA
- a CDS encoding bifunctional albaflavenone monooxygenase/terpene synthase produces the protein MTVESVKPEAPGVPELREPPRAGGGVPVLGHGWKLVRDPLAFMSRLRDHGDVVRLKLGPKTVYAVTTPALTGALALSNDFIIAGPLWESLEGLLGKEGVATANGPRHRRQRRTIQPAFRLDAIPAYGSIMEEEAHALTERWKPGETIDCTSESFRVAVRIAARCLLRGDYMDERAERLCVALATVFRGMYRRMVVPLGPLYKLPLPANREFNRALADLHLLVDEIVAERRASGQKPDDLLTALLEATDENGDPIGEQEIHDQVVAILTPGSETVASTIMWLLHMLAEHPEHADRVRDEVEAVTGGRPVAFADVRGLRHTNNVVVESMRLSPAVWILTRRAVRDTELGGYRIPAGADIVYSPYAIQRDPKSYARNLEFDPDRWLPDRVKDVPKHAMSPFSVGNRKCPSDHFSMAQLTLITAALATKYRFEQVAGSNDGTRVGITLRPHDLRVRPVAR, from the coding sequence ATGACCGTCGAGTCCGTGAAGCCTGAAGCCCCTGGGGTCCCGGAACTGCGCGAACCGCCCCGGGCGGGCGGCGGTGTCCCCGTCCTGGGGCACGGCTGGAAGCTCGTGCGCGACCCGCTGGCGTTCATGTCCCGGCTGCGCGACCACGGCGACGTGGTCCGCCTGAAGCTCGGGCCGAAGACGGTCTACGCCGTCACCACCCCGGCCCTGACCGGCGCCCTCGCGCTGAGCAACGACTTCATCATCGCCGGGCCCCTGTGGGAGTCACTGGAGGGCCTGCTCGGCAAGGAGGGCGTGGCCACGGCGAACGGCCCGCGCCACCGCCGCCAGCGGCGCACCATCCAGCCCGCCTTCCGGCTCGACGCCATCCCCGCCTACGGGTCGATCATGGAGGAGGAGGCACACGCGCTCACCGAGCGCTGGAAGCCCGGCGAGACCATCGACTGCACCTCCGAGTCCTTCCGGGTGGCCGTGCGCATCGCGGCCCGCTGCCTGTTGCGCGGTGACTACATGGACGAGCGGGCGGAGCGGCTGTGCGTCGCGCTCGCCACCGTCTTCCGCGGGATGTACCGGCGGATGGTGGTGCCGCTCGGACCGCTCTACAAGCTGCCGCTCCCGGCCAACCGCGAATTCAACCGGGCCTTGGCCGATTTGCATCTCCTGGTGGACGAGATCGTCGCCGAGCGCCGCGCATCCGGTCAAAAGCCGGACGATTTGCTGACTGCATTGCTGGAGGCGACGGACGAGAATGGCGATCCCATCGGGGAACAGGAGATCCACGACCAGGTCGTCGCGATCCTCACCCCCGGCAGCGAAACCGTCGCCTCCACGATCATGTGGCTGCTGCATATGCTCGCGGAACACCCTGAACACGCGGACCGGGTGCGCGACGAAGTGGAAGCCGTCACCGGAGGGAGGCCGGTGGCATTTGCAGACGTCCGAGGACTCAGGCACACCAACAATGTCGTCGTCGAGTCCATGCGTTTGAGCCCGGCCGTGTGGATTCTGACGCGGCGGGCGGTACGGGACACGGAACTCGGCGGATACCGCATTCCGGCCGGGGCGGACATCGTCTACAGCCCGTACGCGATCCAGCGCGATCCGAAGTCGTACGCGCGGAACCTGGAGTTCGACCCCGACCGCTGGCTTCCGGACCGGGTCAAGGACGTTCCTAAACACGCCATGAGCCCGTTCAGCGTGGGCAACCGCAAGTGCCCGAGCGACCACTTCTCGATGGCCCAGCTGACGCTGATCACGGCGGCGCTGGCCACCAAGTACCGCTTCGAGCAGGTCGCCGGCTCGAACGACGGCACGCGCGTCGGCATCACGCTGCGGCCGCACGACCTGCGGGTGCGGCCGGTGGCGAGGTGA
- the cyc1 gene encoding epi-isozizaene synthase, which yields MHALSHGTTSTPTTIAVPPSLSLPVIEAAFPRQLHPYWPKCQEKTRAWLLEKRLMPAEKVEEYADGLCYTDLMAGYYIGASDEVMQAIADYSAWFFVWDDRHDRDIVHGRPVAWRRLRDRLHSALGSPGEHLHHEEPLVAGFADSVLRLYAFLPATWNLRFARHFHEVIDAYDREFHNRTHGIVPTVEEYLRLRRLTFAHWIWTDLLEPTAGCELPDGIRKHPAYRRAALLSQEFAAWYNDLCSLPKELAGDEVHNLGISLITHEGLTLEQAVTEVRRRVENCITEFLDVEREALRFADDLADGTVRGKELSAAVRACLSNMRNWFSSVYWFHHESGRYMVDSWDDRSTPPYVNNEAAGEK from the coding sequence GTGCATGCTTTGTCACACGGCACCACATCGACACCGACCACCATCGCAGTTCCACCGTCGCTCTCCCTTCCGGTGATCGAGGCGGCGTTTCCCCGGCAACTCCACCCGTATTGGCCGAAGTGCCAGGAGAAGACCAGGGCCTGGCTGCTCGAAAAGCGGCTCATGCCCGCGGAGAAGGTGGAGGAATATGCCGATGGCCTGTGCTACACCGACCTCATGGCCGGGTACTACATCGGCGCCTCCGACGAGGTCATGCAGGCGATCGCGGATTACAGCGCCTGGTTCTTCGTCTGGGACGACCGTCACGACCGCGACATCGTGCACGGCCGCCCGGTCGCCTGGCGGCGGCTGCGGGACCGGCTGCACTCGGCCCTCGGCTCTCCCGGGGAGCACCTGCACCACGAGGAACCACTGGTCGCGGGGTTCGCGGACAGCGTGCTGCGGCTGTACGCCTTCCTGCCGGCGACGTGGAACCTCCGGTTCGCCCGGCACTTCCACGAGGTGATCGACGCGTACGACCGGGAGTTCCACAACCGCACCCACGGAATCGTGCCCACGGTCGAGGAGTATCTCCGGCTGCGCCGGCTCACCTTCGCCCACTGGATATGGACGGATCTGCTGGAGCCGACCGCGGGATGCGAACTCCCCGACGGCATAAGGAAACACCCGGCATATCGGCGGGCCGCGCTGCTGAGCCAGGAGTTCGCCGCCTGGTACAACGACCTCTGCTCGCTGCCGAAGGAATTAGCGGGCGACGAGGTGCACAATCTCGGAATCAGTCTCATCACCCATGAGGGGCTGACCCTGGAACAGGCGGTCACGGAAGTCAGGCGCCGCGTAGAGAACTGCATCACGGAATTCCTCGACGTCGAACGGGAAGCATTAAGGTTCGCCGACGACCTCGCCGACGGCACTGTGCGGGGAAAGGAACTCAGCGCCGCCGTACGGGCCTGTCTGAGCAATATGCGGAACTGGTTCAGTTCCGTCTACTGGTTCCATCACGAGTCCGGCCGGTACATGGTCGACAGCTGGGACGACCGGTCCACGCCCCCGTACGTCAACAACGAAGCGGCAGGTGAGAAATGA
- a CDS encoding GNAT family N-acetyltransferase, translating into MDILIRRVKPTEYDALGEITAQAYLKDGLLDFGESDWYLGELKDVAKRAAAADVLVATRGEHLLGGVTFVPAGGPMADIALPSEAEIRMLAVAQEARGRGAGEALVRACVDRARATDGCVRVVLSTQRTMHSAHRIYDRLGFVRVPERDWNPIPELDDITLLTYELTL; encoded by the coding sequence ATGGACATCCTCATCCGGCGAGTGAAGCCCACCGAGTACGACGCCCTCGGCGAGATCACCGCCCAGGCCTACCTCAAGGACGGCCTCCTCGACTTCGGTGAGAGCGACTGGTACCTCGGCGAACTCAAGGACGTGGCCAAGCGGGCCGCCGCCGCGGACGTCCTGGTGGCCACCCGCGGCGAGCACCTCCTCGGTGGCGTCACCTTCGTCCCCGCAGGCGGTCCCATGGCCGACATCGCCCTGCCCTCAGAGGCCGAGATACGGATGCTCGCCGTCGCTCAGGAGGCCCGCGGCCGCGGCGCCGGAGAGGCCCTCGTCCGCGCCTGCGTCGACCGCGCCCGTGCGACGGACGGCTGCGTCCGCGTCGTCCTGTCGACGCAGCGCACCATGCACTCCGCCCACCGCATCTACGACCGTCTCGGCTTCGTCCGCGTCCCGGAGCGCGACTGGAACCCGATCCCGGAGCTCGACGACATCACTCTCCTCACCTACGAGTTGACGCTGTGA
- a CDS encoding ribonucleoside-diphosphate reductase subunit alpha, giving the protein MTIAPADPVSAAETEPDGPGAALLRTLTELTADLPDADPGRVAAAALRGRSARADESELRELATEAAAGLISEDPAYSRLAARLLTIGIRAEAASQGVTCFTESVAVGHREGLIADRTAEFVRLHAARLDALIDTAADDRFGYFGLRTLHSRYLLRHPITRKVIETPQHFMLRVAAGLAEDDTSRAVDEVAALYGLMSRLDYLPSSPTLFNSGTRHPQMSSCYLLDSPKDELDSIYDRYHQVARLSKHAGGIGIAYSRIRARGSLIRGTNGHSNGIVPFLKTLDASVAAVNQGGRRKGAAAVYLETWHSDIEEFLELRDNTGEDARRTHNLNLAHWVPDEFMRRVNDDAQWSLFSPSDVPELVDLWGEEFDAAYRAAEAKGLARKTLPARELYGRMMRTLAQTGNGWMTFKDAANRTANQTAEPGHVVHSSNLCTEILEVTSDGETAVCNLGSVNLGALVDQAGGDIDWERLDETVRTAVTFLDRVVDINFYPTEQAGRSNARWRPVGLGAMGLQDVFFKLRLPFDSPEAKALSTRIAERIMLAAYEASADLAERNGPLPAWEKTRTAKGVLHPDHYDVELTWPERWAALRERIAVTGMRNSLLLAIAPTATIASIAGVYECIEPQVSNLFKRETLSGEFLQVNSYLVAELKRLGVWDARSREALREANGSVQDFAWIPEDVRALYRTAWEIPQRGLIDMAAARTPFLDQSQSLNLFLETPTIGKLSSMYAYAWKSGLKTTYYLRSRPATRIARAAQATVPVQQPAPEDAVACSLENPESCEACQ; this is encoded by the coding sequence GTGACCATCGCGCCAGCCGATCCGGTCTCAGCCGCCGAAACAGAGCCCGACGGTCCCGGTGCCGCGCTGCTGCGGACCCTGACCGAGCTGACCGCCGACCTGCCCGACGCCGACCCCGGCCGGGTCGCCGCCGCCGCGCTGCGCGGCCGGTCCGCGCGGGCCGACGAGTCGGAGTTGCGCGAGCTGGCGACGGAGGCGGCCGCCGGCCTCATCTCCGAGGATCCCGCCTACTCCCGGCTGGCCGCGCGCCTGCTGACGATCGGCATCCGCGCAGAGGCCGCCTCGCAGGGCGTCACGTGCTTCACCGAGTCCGTCGCGGTCGGGCACCGGGAGGGCCTCATCGCCGACCGGACCGCCGAGTTCGTGCGCCTCCACGCCGCCCGTCTCGACGCCCTGATCGACACGGCCGCCGACGACCGCTTCGGCTACTTCGGCCTGCGTACGCTCCACAGCCGCTATCTGCTCCGGCACCCGATCACCCGCAAGGTCATCGAGACGCCCCAGCACTTCATGCTGCGGGTGGCCGCCGGTCTCGCCGAGGACGACACCTCCCGGGCCGTCGACGAGGTCGCCGCGCTCTACGGGCTCATGAGCCGCCTCGACTACCTCCCCTCCTCCCCCACCCTCTTCAACTCCGGCACGCGGCACCCCCAGATGTCGTCCTGCTACCTCCTCGACTCCCCCAAGGACGAGCTGGACTCGATCTACGACCGGTACCACCAGGTGGCGCGGCTGTCGAAGCACGCCGGCGGCATCGGCATCGCCTACTCCCGTATCCGGGCGCGCGGTTCGCTGATCCGCGGCACCAACGGCCACTCCAACGGCATCGTCCCGTTCCTGAAGACCCTCGACGCCTCGGTCGCCGCCGTGAACCAGGGCGGCCGCCGCAAGGGCGCCGCCGCGGTCTACCTGGAGACCTGGCACTCCGACATCGAGGAGTTCCTGGAACTGCGGGACAACACCGGTGAGGACGCCCGCCGTACGCACAACCTGAACCTCGCGCACTGGGTGCCCGACGAGTTCATGCGGCGGGTGAACGACGACGCGCAGTGGTCGCTGTTCTCCCCCTCGGACGTGCCCGAGCTGGTCGACCTGTGGGGCGAGGAGTTCGACGCCGCGTACCGGGCGGCCGAGGCGAAGGGTCTCGCGAGGAAGACCCTGCCGGCCCGGGAGCTGTACGGCCGCATGATGCGCACCCTCGCGCAGACCGGCAACGGCTGGATGACCTTCAAGGACGCCGCCAACCGCACCGCCAACCAGACGGCCGAGCCGGGCCACGTCGTCCACTCCTCCAACCTCTGCACGGAGATCCTGGAGGTCACCAGCGACGGGGAGACGGCGGTCTGCAACCTGGGGTCGGTCAACCTCGGCGCGCTCGTCGACCAGGCCGGCGGGGACATCGACTGGGAGCGGCTGGACGAGACCGTCCGTACGGCCGTCACGTTCCTCGACCGGGTCGTGGACATCAACTTCTACCCGACCGAGCAGGCGGGCCGTTCCAACGCCAGGTGGCGTCCCGTCGGCCTCGGGGCCATGGGGCTCCAGGACGTCTTCTTCAAGCTGCGCCTGCCCTTCGACTCACCGGAGGCCAAGGCGCTCTCCACACGCATCGCCGAGCGGATCATGCTCGCCGCGTACGAGGCCTCCGCCGATCTCGCCGAGCGCAACGGCCCGTTGCCGGCCTGGGAGAAGACCCGTACGGCCAAGGGTGTGCTCCACCCCGACCACTACGACGTGGAACTGACCTGGCCGGAGCGCTGGGCCGCCCTGCGCGAGCGCATCGCCGTGACCGGCATGCGCAACTCCCTGCTCCTCGCCATCGCCCCGACGGCCACGATCGCCTCGATCGCGGGCGTGTACGAGTGCATCGAGCCGCAGGTGTCCAACCTGTTCAAGCGCGAGACGCTGTCGGGTGAGTTCCTCCAGGTCAACTCCTACCTGGTGGCGGAGCTGAAGCGGCTCGGCGTGTGGGACGCCCGCAGCCGGGAGGCCCTGCGCGAGGCGAACGGCTCGGTGCAGGACTTCGCCTGGATCCCCGAGGACGTACGCGCCCTCTACCGCACGGCCTGGGAGATCCCGCAGCGCGGCCTGATCGACATGGCAGCGGCCAGGACCCCGTTCCTGGACCAGTCCCAGTCCCTGAACCTCTTCCTGGAGACGCCGACCATCGGCAAGCTCTCCTCGATGTACGCCTACGCCTGGAAGTCCGGGCTGAAGACCACGTACTACCTGCGCTCGCGCCCGGCGACCCGCATCGCCCGCGCCGCCCAGGCCACCGTCCCCGTGCAGCAGCCCGCGCCGGAAGACGCCGTCGCCTGCTCCCTGGAAAACCCCGAGTCCTGCGAGGCCTGCCAGTAA
- a CDS encoding tetratricopeptide repeat protein — protein sequence MRIFGKGRHRPSASWRQATDRAFTLIGDGRYEDAGALLTRAADLEPWLSESWFNLALLHKFRHDWEQARAAGLRAVALLDRDTGAPDWWNVGIAATALQDWPLARRAWQAYGLRVPGPPNDSGEPVGMDLGSAAVRLSPEGEAEVVWGRRLDPARIEVLSIPLPSSGRRWGEVVLHDGVPHGERTTAAGHTYPVFDEIELWAPSPVPTWVVLLEAGTEADRDALEQLAADAGFAAEDWSSSVRLLCRMCSESRMPSDEGDGEHLDPHDHSEPGHPGPLGHRTDGQLWVPERECGLAAPASLVRGLLDGWVADSPDSRDWRDLEEVC from the coding sequence GTGAGGATCTTCGGCAAGGGACGGCACCGGCCCTCCGCCTCCTGGCGGCAGGCCACAGACCGGGCGTTCACGCTCATCGGCGACGGCCGGTACGAGGACGCCGGCGCATTGTTGACACGTGCCGCCGACCTGGAGCCCTGGCTGTCCGAGTCCTGGTTCAACCTCGCCCTGCTGCACAAGTTCCGGCACGACTGGGAACAGGCGCGGGCGGCGGGGCTCAGGGCCGTGGCGCTGCTCGACCGGGACACCGGCGCGCCCGACTGGTGGAACGTCGGCATCGCCGCGACCGCCCTCCAGGACTGGCCGCTGGCCCGCCGCGCCTGGCAGGCCTACGGGCTGCGGGTGCCGGGACCGCCCAACGACTCCGGTGAGCCCGTCGGCATGGACCTCGGCAGTGCGGCCGTACGGCTGTCCCCGGAGGGGGAGGCCGAGGTCGTGTGGGGGCGGCGGCTGGATCCCGCGCGGATCGAGGTGCTGTCCATTCCGCTGCCGTCGTCGGGGCGGCGCTGGGGCGAGGTCGTACTGCACGACGGCGTGCCGCACGGCGAGCGGACCACGGCCGCCGGTCACACGTACCCGGTGTTCGACGAGATCGAGCTGTGGGCGCCGTCGCCGGTGCCGACCTGGGTGGTGCTGCTCGAGGCCGGCACCGAGGCGGACCGGGACGCGCTGGAGCAGCTCGCCGCGGACGCCGGGTTCGCCGCGGAGGACTGGTCCTCGTCGGTGCGGTTGCTGTGCCGGATGTGCTCCGAGTCACGGATGCCGTCCGACGAGGGGGACGGGGAACATCTCGATCCGCACGATCACAGTGAGCCGGGGCATCCCGGGCCGCTGGGGCATCGGACCGACGGGCAACTGTGGGTTCCCGAGCGGGAGTGTGGCTTGGCTGCGCCGGCTTCCCTCGTGAGGGGACTGCTGGACGGGTGGGTGGCCGACAGTCCGGATTCCCGGGACTGGCGGGATCTCGAAGAGGTCTGCTAG
- a CDS encoding ribonucleotide-diphosphate reductase subunit beta, which translates to MTTQNLLDPGFELTLRPMRYPDFYERYRDAIKNTWTVEEVDLHSDVADLAKLSPAEQHLIGRLVAFFATGDSIVANNLVLTLYKHINSPEARLYLSRQLFEEAVHVQFYLTLLDTYLPDHDDRAAAFAAVENIPSIREKAEFCFKWMAAFDGTERVDQLDRLETQADRRRFLLNLICFAACIEGLFFYGAFAYVYWFRSRGLLHGLATGTNWVFRDETMHMSFAFDVVDTVRKEEPELFDDRLRQEVTDMLREAVEAELQFARDLCGDGLPGMNTESMRQYLECVADQRLTRLGFAPVYGSENPFSFMELQGVQELTNFFERRPSAYQVAVEGTVDLDEDF; encoded by the coding sequence ATGACCACCCAGAATCTTCTCGACCCGGGCTTCGAGCTGACCCTCCGCCCCATGCGCTACCCGGACTTCTACGAGCGCTACCGGGACGCCATCAAGAACACCTGGACCGTGGAGGAGGTCGACCTCCACTCGGACGTCGCCGACCTCGCCAAGCTGTCCCCCGCCGAGCAGCACCTGATCGGCCGTCTGGTGGCCTTCTTCGCGACGGGTGACTCGATCGTCGCGAACAACCTCGTGCTGACCCTGTACAAGCACATCAACTCCCCCGAGGCGCGACTGTATCTGAGCCGGCAGCTCTTCGAGGAGGCCGTCCACGTCCAGTTCTATCTGACGCTCCTGGACACCTACCTCCCCGACCACGACGACCGGGCGGCGGCCTTCGCGGCCGTCGAGAACATCCCCTCCATCCGCGAGAAGGCCGAGTTCTGCTTCAAGTGGATGGCTGCATTTGATGGAACAGAAAGGGTCGACCAGCTCGACCGGCTGGAGACCCAGGCCGACCGCCGCCGTTTCCTGCTGAACCTGATCTGCTTCGCCGCGTGCATCGAGGGCCTGTTCTTCTACGGTGCCTTCGCCTACGTCTACTGGTTCCGCAGCCGGGGCCTGCTGCACGGCCTGGCCACCGGCACCAACTGGGTGTTCCGCGACGAGACGATGCACATGTCGTTCGCCTTCGACGTGGTCGACACCGTCCGCAAGGAGGAGCCGGAGCTGTTCGACGACCGGCTCCGGCAGGAGGTGACGGACATGCTCCGCGAGGCCGTCGAGGCCGAGCTGCAGTTCGCGCGCGACCTGTGCGGGGACGGCCTCCCGGGCATGAACACCGAGTCGATGCGGCAGTACCTGGAGTGCGTCGCCGACCAGCGGCTCACCCGCCTGGGCTTCGCTCCGGTCTACGGCTCCGAGAACCCCTTCTCCTTCATGGAGCTCCAGGGTGTTCAGGAGCTGACCAACTTCTTCGAGCGGCGGCCTTCCGCGTACCAGGTGGCGGTGGAGGGCACCGTCGACCTGGACGAGGACTTCTGA
- a CDS encoding GlxA family transcriptional regulator has translation MLQNVTVVLLDGVNPFELGVVCEVFGTDRSDDGLPVYDFAVASAEGPALRMNSGVSLQVEHGLERLETADLIAVPAGHSYASREFPPELLDALRRGVARGARVLSVCSGAFVLAAAGLLDDRRCAVHWKHAAALARQYPRAVVEPDVLYVDEDPVITSAGTAAGIDACLHLVRKEQGSEVANKIARRMVVPPHRDGGQAQYIERPLPHPEADTISDVLAWMERHLDEEVTVEQLAARAHMSPRTFARRFQQETGTTPYRWILRQRVLLAQRLLEATDETMDAIAGRTGFGNAATLRHHFVRAVGTTPNAYRRTFRGPEAA, from the coding sequence ATGCTCCAGAACGTGACCGTCGTCCTCCTCGACGGCGTGAACCCCTTCGAACTCGGTGTGGTGTGCGAGGTCTTCGGCACCGACCGCAGCGACGACGGCCTGCCGGTCTACGACTTCGCCGTGGCCTCGGCCGAGGGCCCGGCCCTGCGCATGAACTCGGGCGTCTCACTACAGGTGGAGCACGGCTTGGAGCGGCTGGAGACGGCCGATCTGATCGCGGTGCCGGCCGGGCACAGCTACGCGTCCCGTGAGTTCCCGCCGGAGCTCCTGGACGCCCTGCGGCGTGGGGTCGCCCGCGGCGCCCGGGTGCTCAGCGTCTGCTCCGGCGCCTTCGTGCTGGCCGCTGCCGGGCTGCTGGACGACCGCCGCTGCGCCGTGCACTGGAAGCATGCGGCCGCCCTGGCCCGGCAGTACCCGCGGGCGGTCGTGGAGCCGGACGTGCTCTACGTCGACGAGGACCCGGTGATCACCTCCGCCGGCACGGCCGCCGGCATCGACGCCTGCCTCCACCTGGTGCGCAAGGAGCAGGGCTCCGAGGTCGCCAACAAGATCGCCCGGCGGATGGTGGTGCCGCCGCACCGCGACGGCGGCCAGGCCCAGTACATCGAGCGCCCGCTGCCGCACCCCGAGGCCGACACGATCAGCGACGTGCTGGCGTGGATGGAGCGGCACCTCGACGAGGAGGTCACCGTCGAGCAGTTGGCCGCCCGCGCCCACATGTCCCCGCGCACCTTCGCCCGTCGCTTCCAGCAGGAGACCGGGACGACTCCCTACCGCTGGATCCTGCGCCAGCGCGTGCTGCTGGCCCAGCGGCTGCTGGAGGCGACGGACGAGACGATGGACGCGATCGCCGGCCGAACAGGGTTCGGCAACGCGGCCACACTGCGCCACCACTTCGTCCGGGCGGTCGGGACGACGCCGAACGCCTACCGGCGCACGTTCAGGGGCCCGGAGGCGGCCTGA
- the def gene encoding peptide deformylase, translating into MAQQDTDQQRAGVLPVDDEGYVIDTEDCEEREAAWRERGTSRPITVVGNPVLHKECKDVTDFGDELQQLVADMFASQRTAEGVGLAANQIGVDLKVFVYDCPDDEGVRHTGVVCNPRLVELPAEKRRLDDSNEGCLSVPTAYAPLARPDYAEVTGQDEQGNPIRVRGTGYFARCLQHETDHLYGYLYIDRLSKRERKDALRQMAENEPRYPVVAND; encoded by the coding sequence ATGGCTCAGCAGGACACCGATCAGCAGCGCGCGGGCGTGCTCCCCGTCGATGACGAGGGGTACGTGATCGACACGGAGGACTGCGAGGAGCGCGAGGCGGCCTGGCGGGAGCGGGGGACCTCGCGGCCGATCACGGTGGTCGGGAACCCGGTGCTGCACAAGGAGTGCAAGGACGTCACCGACTTCGGCGACGAACTCCAGCAGCTGGTGGCGGACATGTTCGCCTCGCAGCGCACCGCCGAGGGCGTGGGCCTGGCCGCCAACCAGATCGGTGTCGACCTGAAGGTCTTCGTCTACGACTGCCCGGACGACGAGGGCGTCCGGCACACCGGCGTCGTCTGCAACCCCAGGCTCGTCGAACTGCCCGCCGAGAAGCGCCGGCTGGACGACAGCAACGAGGGCTGCCTGTCGGTGCCGACCGCGTACGCGCCGCTCGCCCGGCCCGACTACGCCGAGGTGACCGGGCAGGACGAGCAGGGCAATCCGATCCGGGTGCGCGGCACCGGGTACTTCGCTCGGTGTTTGCAGCACGAGACCGACCACCTGTACGGCTACCTGTACATCGACCGGCTCTCCAAGCGCGAACGCAAGGACGCGCTGCGGCAGATGGCCGAGAACGAGCCCCGGTACCCCGTCGTCGCGAACGACTGA